A single genomic interval of Puntigrus tetrazona isolate hp1 chromosome 1, ASM1883169v1, whole genome shotgun sequence harbors:
- the pds5a gene encoding sister chromatid cohesion protein PDS5 homolog A: MMEFPQQPQQQRPAGDGKITYPLGVKEITDKISNDEVVKRLKLVVKTYMDMDQDSEEEKQQYLALALHLASEFFLRNPNKDVRLLVACCLADIFRIYAPEAPYTSHDKLKEIFLFITRQLKGLEDTKSPQFNRYFYLLENLAWVKSYNICFELEDCNEIFIQLFKTLFSVINNSHNQKVQMHMLDLMSSIIMEGDGVTQELLDTILINLIPAHKNLNKQAYDLAKTLLKRTVQTIETCIASFFNQVLVMGKSSVSDLSEHVFDLIQELFAIDPLLLVSVMPQLEFKLKSNDGEERLAVVKLLAKLFGAKDSELATQNRPLWQCFLGRFNDIHVPVRLECVKFASHCLMNHPDLAKDLTDFLKVRSHDPEEAIRHDVIVTIINAGKKDLNLVNDQLLGFVRERMLDKRWRVRKEAMMGLAQLYKKYCLHHEAGKESALKISWIKDKLLHIYYQNSIDDKLLVEKIFAQYMVPHSLETEEKMKCLYYLYACLDTNAVKALNEMWKCQNMLRGLVRELLDLHKLPTSEANTTAMFGKLMTIAKNLPDPGKAQDFMKKFNQVLGEDEKLRLQLEQLISPTCSCKQAEQCVREITRKLTFPKQPTNPFLEMVKFLLERIAPVHIDSEAISALVKLLNKSIEGTADDEDEGVTPDTAIRAGLELLKVLSFTHPTAFHSAETYESLLQCLKMEDDKVAEAAIQIFRNTGQKIETELPQIRSTLIPILHQKAKRGTPHQAKQAVHCIHAIFHNKEVQLAQIFEPLSRSLNADVPEQLITPLVSLGHISMLAPDQFASPMKSIVANFIVKDLLMNDRSVGNKNGRLWTADDEVSPEVLAKVQAIKLLVRWLLGMKNNQSKSANSTLRLLSAMLVSEGDLTEQKKISKSDMSRLRLAAGSAIMKLAQEPCYHDIITPEQFQLCGLVINDECYQVRQIFAQKLHVALVKLLLPLEYMAVFALCAKDPVKERRAHARQCLLKNISVRREYIKQNPMAHEKLLSLLPEYVVPYMIHLLAHDPDLTKPQDLEQLRDVKECLWFMLEVLMTKNENNSHSFLRKMVENIKQTKDAQAPDDPKANEKLYIVCDVALFVIANKSTSCHLDSPKDPVLPSKFFTPPDKDFINDKEYLSPEAKIVLQTGKIQQPPKQTGVLGAVNKPLTVTARRPYIKTPTSDTVSNASTNSQPSSPATNKSRDVSSEASETGARENEENPVITKAAVKKEETAQPSGKKRAAPASDGTENSVSSNPSAGSQPPANKPRRGRPPKNAAGVPTPDKEAGATTGAGAGRGRKRAAPAQDPATAASADSISGKTPKQQKEAEPKRAVPQRQIDLQR; this comes from the exons CTGGTGGTCAAGACATATATGGACATGGATCAAGACTCGGAGGAGGAAAAGCAGCAGTACTTGGCTTTGGCTCTTCACTTGGCCTCTGAGTTTTTCCTGCGAAACCCCAACAAGGATGTACGGTTACTTGTGGCCTGCTGTCTTGCTGACATCTTCAGGATTTATGCTCCAGAGGCCCCATACACCTCACATGACAAGCTCAAG GAAATCTTTCTCTTCATTACACGGCAGTTGAAGGGATTAGAGGACACCAAGAGCCCTCAGTTTAAcagatatttttacttattagaG AACCTGGCATGGGTGAAGTCCTACAACATCTGTTTTGAATTGGAGGACTGTAACGAGATCTTCATCCAGCTCTTCAAAACCCTCTTTTCTGTCATCAA TAACAGCCATAATCAGAAGGTGCAGATGCACATGTTGGACCTGATGAGCTCCATCATCATGGAGGGAGATGGAGTGACACAAGAGCTGCTGGACACAATCCTCATCAACCTCATCCCTGCTCACAAA AACTTGAATAAACAGGCATATGACCTCGCCAAGACTCTTCTAAAGAGAACAGTTCAGACCATCGAAACCTGCATTGCCTCA TTCTTTAATCAGGTGTTGGTGATGGGAAAGTCCTCTGTGAGTGATCTGTCTGAGCATGTATTTGACCTCATTCAGGAGCTCTTTGCAATCGACCCTCTGCTCCTCGTCTCTGTGATGCCACAACTTGAGTTCAAGTTAAAG AGTAATGATGGAGAAGAGAGGTTGGCTGTGGTGAAACTGTTGGCTAAACTGTTTGGGGCAAAAGACTCTGAACTGGCCACTCAGAATCGCCCACTCTGGCAGTGCTTTCTGGGAAG ATTCAATGACATCCATGTTCCTGTGAGACTGGAGTGTGTGAAGTTTGCTAGCCACTGCCTGATGAACCACCCAGACCTTGCCAAGGATCTTACTG ATTTTCTGAAGGTGAGATCACATGACCCAGAGGAGGCAATCAGGCATGATGTCATTGTGACCATCATTAATGCAGGGAAGAAAGATCTGAACCTGGTGAATGATCAGCTTTTGGGCTTTGTCAGAGAAAGGATGTTGGACAAGCGG TGGCGTGTCCGTAAAGAGGCAATGATGGGGTTGGCTCAGCTTTATAAGAAGTACTGTCTGCACCATGAGGCCGGGAAGGAGTCCGCATTGAAAATCAGCTGGATCAAAGACAAACTCTTACACATCTACTACCAGAACAGCATAGATGACAA GTTGCTGGTGGAGAAGATCTTTGCACAGTACATGGTTCCTCACAGTCTGGAGACTGAGGAGAAGATGAAGTGTCTGTACTACCTTTATGCCTGCCTGGACACTAACGCAGTCAA AGCACTGAATGAAATGTGGAAGTGTCAGAATATGCTGAGAGGGCTTGTTCGAGAACTGCTGGACTTGCACAAATTGCCTACA TCTGAAGCAAACACCACAGCCATGTTTGGAAAACTTATGACCATTGCTA AGAATCTCCCAGATCCAGGTAAAGCTCAGGACTTTATGAAGAAGTTTAATCAGGTTCTGGGTGAAGATGAGAAACTCCGTCTTCAGCTTGAGCAGCTCATCAGCCCTACCTGCTCATGTAAGCAGGCTGAACAGTGTGTG aggGAAATCACACGGAAGCTGACATTCCCCAAGCAGCCCACAAACCCATTCCTGGAGATGGTGAAATTCCTGCTGGAGAGAATCGCACCAGTGCACATCGACTCCGAGGCCATCAG cgccCTGGTTAAACTGTTGAATAAGTCAATCGAGGGCACtgctgatgatgaagatgagggAGTAACCCCTGATACTGCCATTCGTGCTGGACTTGAGCTACTCAAG gttttgtcatttactcaccccacTGCGTTCCACTCAGCTGAGACATACGAGTCTTTGCTGCAGTGTCTGAAGATGGAGGACGATAAAGTAGCCGAAGCAGCAATACAGATCTTCAGAAACACAGGACAAAAGATTGAAACAGAACTGCCACAGATTCGCTC gACTCTAATTCCCATATTACATCAGAAAGCTAAACGAGGCACCCCTCACCAGGCCAAACAGGCAGTCCACTGCATCCATGCCATCTTTCACAACAAAGAGGTCCAGTTAGCTCAGATATTTGAG CCGTTGTCTCGCAGTCTGAATGCAGACGTGCCAGAACAGCTCATCACTCCACTTGTCTCTCTTGGACACATTTCTATGCTGGCCCCAGATCAGTTTGCGTCACCCATGAAGTCAATCGTAGCCAACTTTATTGTGAAGGACCTTCTGATGAATGACAGA TCTGTAGGAAACAAAAATGGGCGGCTCTGGACAGCTGACGATGAGGTTTCTCCTGAAGTGCTGGCTAAG GTGCAAGCCATTAAGCTGTTGGTCCGCTGGTTGCTGGGAATGAAGAATAATCAGTCCAAATCAGCAAACTCTACCCTCAGACTCCTCTCAGCCATGCTGGTCAGCGAGGGAGACCTTACTGAGCAGAAAAAGATCAG CAAGTCTGACATGTCTCGGCTGAGGCTTGCAGCTGGGAGCGCCATCATGAAACTGGCACAAGAGCCTTGTTACCATGACATCATCACTCCAGAACAGTTCCAGCTCTGTGGACTCGTCATTAAT GATGAGTGTTATCAGGTGCGCCAGATCTTTGCTCAGAAGTTGCATGTTGCTCTGGTGAAGCTGTTGTTGCCGCTGGAGTACATGGCTGTGTTTGCTTTGTGTGCTAAAGACCCAGTGAAAGAGCGCCGTGCTCATGCCCGACAGTGCCTGCTTAAAAACATCAGTGTCCGTCGAGAATACATCAAACAGAACCCCATGGCCCATG AAAAGCTGCTGTCTCTCCTGCCAGAATATGTGGTGCCATACATGATCCATCTTTTAGCTCATGATCCAGACCTTACCAAACCACAGGATTTAGAGCAGCTCAGAGACGTCAAAGA GTGCTTGTGGTTCATGCTGGAGGTGTTGATGACCAAGAATGAGAATAACAGTCACTCTTTCCTGAGGAAGATGGTAGAgaacatcaaacaaacaaaagatgcCCAGGCCCCAGATGACCCAAAGGCAAATGAG AAACTTTACATCGTGTGTGATGTGGCGTTATTTGTGATCGCAAACAAGAGCACTTCATGTCATCTGGACTCCCCAAAAGATCCTGTGCTGCCTAGCAAGTTCTTTACCCCACCTGATAAG GATTTTATCAATGATAAAGAATATTTGTCACCAGAAGCCAAAATTGTTCTGCAGACAGGAAAAATCCAG CAACCACCAAAGCAGACAGGCGTGCTGGGGGCAGTGAACAAACCTTTAACGGTAACCGCTCGCCGACCGTACATTAAAACCCCCACCTCTGACACAGTCAGCAACGCAAGCACCAACTCTCAACCCAGCTCACCTGCAACAAATAAGAGCAG GGATGTGAGTTCTGAGGCCTCAGAAACCGGGGCGAGAGAGAATGAAGAGAACCCTGTAATCACAAAAGCAGCTGTAAAAAAG gaGGAGACCGCTCAGCCCAGCGGGAAGAAGCGTGCTGCTCCTGCGAGTGACGGCACAGAGAACAGCGTATCTTCAAACCCCTCAGCGGGGTCACAGCCCCCTGCCAATAAACCACGACGTGGTCGACCCCCTAAGAATGCCGCTGGCGTTCCCACCCCAGATAAAGAGGCTGGAGCTACGACAGGAGCAGGGGCCGGACGGGGCCGGAAGAGAGCAGCACCTGCCCAGGATCCTGCCACCGCAGCCTCAGCTGACTCAATCAGTGGCAAGACACCAAAACAGCAGAAAGAAGCAGAACCGAAAAGAGCAGTGCCACAGAGACAGATTGACCTGCAAAG